The following DNA comes from Ignavibacteria bacterium.
TTCCAGAACTACCCCAACCCTTTCAACCCATCAACAACTATTCGTTTTAATATTCCAGCCACTTCATCTGTGGTACATACATTCCTTTCTGTGTATGATTTACTCGGCCGGAAAGTCGCAACTCTCGTTAACCAACAACTCGCCCCGGGTACATATTCTGCCAACTGGAATGCTACAAACCATCCAAGCGGTGTGTATTTATACAGACTTACTTCGGGAGAGTTTACAGCAACAAACAAAATGGTTTTGATTAAATAATTTTAGATTATCTTTTTTAATTTCAAAGCGGTTATATAATTATTGTCATAATCAATCGTCCATAAACCAAACCGCGAAGCGGTGATATTATTGTAATTAACAATACACTATAAATCAAAACCCCGAAGGGGTGATATTATATAAATTAAATATGGCAGGAACTTATACACAGCTTTATGTCCAAATTGTTTTCTCTGTACAGGGCAGACAAAATCTTATTTCAAAAGAACATAAGGAAGAAATTAATCGTTATTTATCCGGAATTATATCAGGGAAAGGGTGTAAATCAATTATAGTAAACGGAATGGCGGATCATATCCATGCATTCGTAGGATTAAAACCGGTATTGGCGATTTCAGATCTTGTACGTGAAATGAAAAATAACTCATCAAACTTCATAAATGATAATCATATGGTTAATGGTAAGTTTAATTGGCAGGCGGGGTATGGTGCTTTCACATATTCAAGGTCTCAAATTGAAAAAGTATATAATTATATTCTGAACCAGGAAAAACATCATAAGAAAAAATCATTTAAGGAAGAATATACAGATTTACTGAAAAAGTTCGAAGTTGAATACGATAAAAAATATTTATTTGAATGGTATGAATGAATAGTGTCACCCCTTCGGGGTTGTAAATAAATTTTATAATCAAAGCTACAATCATTACATCCCTTCGGGATTAATTTTATCAATTAGAGAAATTTTTGATTTTATTAATTCTTTGTACTTTTGCTTTTAAAAACCGCGAAGCGGTGGCATTATTGTAATACATAAATTATCATTTTACCATAACCACGAAGCAGTGGGATTATTGTAATAAAATATCATTTTACCATAACCGCGAAGCAGTGAAATTATTGTAATAAAATATCATTTTACCATAACCGCGAAGCAGTGGGATTATAGTAATAAAATATCATTTTACCATAACCGCGAAGCAGTGGGATTATAGTAATAAAATATCATTTTACCATAACCGCGAAGCAGTGGGATTATTGTAATAAAATATCATTTTACCATAACCGCGAAGCGGTGAAATTATTGTAATAATCTAAATAACTTAAAACCCGAACCCCGAAGGGGTGACATTATAAAGAATAAAACACTGCACTTTTTACGGAACTTTAAACATATAAAATCGTTATATTTGTTGTATAAGTATGGGTAAATTATTGAAAAATATTACAAAATTAATTCTTTCTGTGTTAACGGCATTTTCCGTTTTTACACTTAATTTTTCATCTTTTGTTCATTGTTCAGCACTTAATACAAGCGATGAATGCTGCCATGTTACCCACACTGTTAAAAAATGCTGCGCTAAAAATCTGAAGATCACTCTTAATGAACGTATTACATCACATTGCGGCTGCTCTGTAAAACAGGCTCCGCCTGCGGCTGATCTTTATAACGATCTCAAGAATTCAGGACAGTTCTCAAACCAAAAAGTTCTGCTGAACACTTCAGCTTCAAATGCGGAAATATTGAATGTTATTCACAGCAACAAAATTATATTTTATTCACCCCCGCAAAAATATCAAACCGATACTTATCTCACTAATCTAGCCATACGGATTTAGATAATATTTATTTCAAGCGCAACTTTTTTTGAAATAACCGAATATCTAAATTAATCAGAATATAAAAAATGAAAACCAAATTATTTTTAGCATCAATATTTGTTGTATTATTTGCTCTTACTGTTTCAAATACTTACAGCCAGGAAAAAGAATGCTGCAAAGATAAATCTTCAAGCCATTGCGGCGATATGAAGTCATCAAATGAAAATAAAGATGGCCAGTGCTGCGATAAACACGGCAATGCCGGCGGTGATTCCACAGTTTCTTCAGGCATGACATGCCCGGTTTCAGGTGAAGCTATCGGCGAAGGCCAGGGAGTTAAAGTAAGCTATTATGGTAAAGATTATACTTTCTGCTGCGAAGGGTGCGTTGCTAAATTCAAGAAAGAACCTATGAATTACATCAAAGAAGAAATGACATGCCCGGTTATGGGTGAGGCAGTTGTTAAAGATGTATTTGTAATGCATGAAGGCACCAAGTATTACCTTTGCTGCAAATCATGCGTAAAGAAATTCGAAAGCGACCCGGATAAATATAAAAACGGTCCGAAGAATTAATAAAATATATCTTTTTAAATTATGAATCCCGTTCTAATCAGCGGGATTTTTTATTTTCAGAAATATTTTAGTAAATTACAGGAAATAAAACATAACAATGAATAGAATAATTGCCGTTTTATTCCTGGCAGTTTGCTCCGTTTTACACTCTCAATGGATTCAGCTTGGCTCAAATACTTCTGCTGATCTTAAGTCGGTTTTTTTCATCAATATCAGTACCGGGTATGTAAGCGGTGCTTCCGGCACTATGCTCAAAACCACTAACGGGGGACTGAACTGGGTTTCACAGGTCACCGGAATTTCTGAAAATATTAATTCCGTTTATTTCCTTACACCGCAAACTGGTTATGCCTGCGCCAATAACGGCAAAATTATCTATACCTCCACTGGCGGCAGTAGCTGGCTTACTGCGCAAAGTAACGTAACTGATAACCTTCTTTCGGTCAGCGGGAATTTCTGCTCTGGCTCAGAAGGAACTTTGCTATATACAACAAACGGCGGGTTAAACTGGGTGGTCGCATCCGGCGGATTTTTCTCAACGAATTATTACGGTATAAATTCACTTTCCGCATCAATTGCAATTGCATGCGGCGTGAATGCCATTTTTCAGCCGCTCGTCGCAAGAACCACGAACGGGGGAGTGAACTGGAGCTACTCGACATTTTATCTCAACAGCAATGAAGGCAATCTGCGGGATGTGATCTTTTTAAATTCAAATAACGTACTTTGTGTTTCCAATGTTTGGGATGGAACAGGCGGAATATCCCGTTCAGTTAACAGCGGCGTTAACTGGACAACGCAGATATTTCCATCAGCGCTTAACAGCATTGATATGGCAGGTGCATTCGGTTTTGCTGCCGGCCACCAGGGATATGTACTTAAAACCATCGATTCAGGGTTAGTTTGGCATCAGTCACAAACCGGATTAAATACTATCTTCAGGTCTGCCGATATTATAGATGAACTCAATGCCTATATATGCGGTGATGGCGGTGTGATAATAAAAACTACAAATGGTGGAGTAACACTTGTTCAATCGATTACATCTGATATTCCAGTAATTTTTTCCCTTTCTCAAAACTATCCAAACCCCTTCAACCCTTCAACAACAATAAATTTCAGCATTCCGTCTGTAGAGACTACCCGCAGGGTCGTATCTTTAAAGGTTTACAATATTTCCGGAAGCGAAATCGCAACCCTGGTTAACCAACAGCTCACTCCTGGTACATATTCTGCAACTTGGGATGCTTCAAACTTCCCAAGCGGTATGTATTTTTACAGGTTAAGCTCAGGTGGTTTTACTCAAACAAATAAAATGGTTTTAATAAAGTAAAATATATGCGAAAATACTTTTTTATAGCTTATGTGTTTATTTGCAGCCAATGCTTCGCTCAGTCAGGGTGGATTGTTACTCAACTAAATCCGCAAAATGATCTTGTTGATGTTGTATTCGTAAATGCGCAAATCGGTTTTATGGTTGAAAAATGGACATTTACACCGCCCGGGTCAAGGATCCTCAAAACAACTAATGGCGGAGTAAATTGGTTCAATAATTACGAACCTTCAAACTCCGGTGTTGCGGATATTTTTTTTCTGAATTCTCAAACCGGCTTTGCAGCCGGCGGCAGGCTTCATAAAACCACTAATGCCGGGATAAACTGGGTACTTGTTCCCGGTGGTAATTTGCTTGGCTCAGTAAGTGAAATTTTCTTTATAAATGAACTTACAGGATGGAGCGCAAACTATGCAACATCTCAGAGTAATATTTATGGTACAACAAACGGGGGATTAGACTGGGTACTCCAGCATTCGTCATCCGGATTTGGTATGCGCTCTGTTTGGTTTACTTCATCACAAAACGGCTTCGCCGTTGAATACGGAATTAATAATACTAAAATTTTCAAAACTACTAACGGTTCTGTGTGGAGCAGTCAAAGTAATAATATAAAAGGGGAGTCAGTGTTTTTTGTAAATGGGGCAACCGGTTATATTTCAGGCTCTGATACCGATTTTTACGGCTCAATTCTTAAAACAACAGATAGCGGAAACAGTTGGTCACTTGCTTTTAAAGGCGATCTGTTTAATGAGATCCTGTCAGTCCATTTTCCCTCAGTTAATACAGGGTATGCTGCCGGAGGAACGGGTATATATAAAACCACAAATGCCGGAGGAAACTGGATCTATCATTCATTACCCGGAATTTTTACCGTTGAATCTGTTTTTTTCCTTAATGATACACTGGGCTTTGCCTGCGGAACGCGAGGTACATTTATAAGAACTACAACGGGAGGAGTAATATCCGTTAACCAGATTAGCAGCGAAATACCAAAACATTTTTCACTTCAACAAAATTACCCTAACCCATTTAATCCATCTACAATTATAAAATTCAGCATACCTCAAACTCCCCTCTCCTTTGGGGAGGGGCTGGGGGTGGGGTTAAATATATATAACTCACTTGGTCAGAAAATCGCAACTCTCGTCAATCAATCCCTCACTCCCGGTACATATTCTGTCAACTGGGATGCATCAAACTACTCGGGCGGTGTGTATTTTTACAGGTTAAGCTCAGGTGAATTCACTCAGACAAATAAAATGATATTGATAAAATAATTCAGACAATTACGGTTCATCTTGTTTCCTTTTCTTTGGGTGAGTTCTGTCATCCTGAGCGCAGCGAAGGATCCAGGCAACAAATTGCAAAGATAACTTGAGCAATACATGACTACAATTTTTCACAATTCTTGAATAACAGACTTCAAAAGTCCCTTTTTCTTTTTTCCACCCTCTAATCATACCGTTAACATTTAAAGAAACTATCTGCCACAAACATCCGTTCTAACCATTGCATAAATTGACTTGTTACAAAATTCATTCTTTATTAATATTGCAGCACATTGAATAAATTCCGCAAATACTCTGCTTCAATTCTTCTCATTTTTGCATTTTTTGCAATAAATGGGGCGGAATTCCTCCATCACCATGAGCATTGTGAAAGCACCCCAAAGCAATCAAAATGCGAAGCATGTATTTTTAATAATTCACTTCATCAGGTTGTTGTTGAATGCATCCGCCCATTCACCCCGGTATTTGAAGCTGAATTTACTATCCGTTTATTCTCCACTCCGATAAATCATAATTATTCATTACAGGATCTAAAATCACGCGCACCTCCCGCTGCATAGTATTACCCCGTATTTTCATGTTTAATAACTAAAATTATTCATAAGAGGTATTACTATGCGCTTTATCAAAAAGCAATTTGCTTTATTGGTTTTGTTTTCTATTATATTTGTACCCGCTTTAATTATCAATGGCTGCGGTGAAGATAATGTTACTACTCCCCAAAGCGAACATTTTGAACCTGCAGGACTCTTCATTTTGTCGGAAGGCAGCACATCTGATACACTGCTTTCAGTTTTTAATGCAGTTGTAAGGGCAGGTGATACACTTAAAGCTCCCTATAATATACTATCAGCTCATTGGGAAGTTTTTTTCTGGGATGAGAACAGAAATGTTATTACTCCTCCCTCAGATGGCAGCCATACTCTTGGCTTTACTATACGCGATGCCTCTGTAATTGAAACCGTAATGGATAACCCGAATGACTGGGCATTTCATCTCAAAGGGCTTTCACTTTCAACTGATACAACTTCAATGCAGGTCAAAATTCTGCATCAGGGGCACTCTGATTTTACCATCCCATTTGTTCCCGTTAAAGTTGACCCGTGTGAAATACCTGCTCCTGCC
Coding sequences within:
- the tnpA gene encoding IS200/IS605 family transposase; translated protein: MAGTYTQLYVQIVFSVQGRQNLISKEHKEEINRYLSGIISGKGCKSIIVNGMADHIHAFVGLKPVLAISDLVREMKNNSSNFINDNHMVNGKFNWQAGYGAFTYSRSQIEKVYNYILNQEKHHKKKSFKEEYTDLLKKFEVEYDKKYLFEWYE
- a CDS encoding YHS domain-containing protein, giving the protein MKTKLFLASIFVVLFALTVSNTYSQEKECCKDKSSSHCGDMKSSNENKDGQCCDKHGNAGGDSTVSSGMTCPVSGEAIGEGQGVKVSYYGKDYTFCCEGCVAKFKKEPMNYIKEEMTCPVMGEAVVKDVFVMHEGTKYYLCCKSCVKKFESDPDKYKNGPKN
- a CDS encoding T9SS type A sorting domain-containing protein, with the protein product MNRIIAVLFLAVCSVLHSQWIQLGSNTSADLKSVFFINISTGYVSGASGTMLKTTNGGLNWVSQVTGISENINSVYFLTPQTGYACANNGKIIYTSTGGSSWLTAQSNVTDNLLSVSGNFCSGSEGTLLYTTNGGLNWVVASGGFFSTNYYGINSLSASIAIACGVNAIFQPLVARTTNGGVNWSYSTFYLNSNEGNLRDVIFLNSNNVLCVSNVWDGTGGISRSVNSGVNWTTQIFPSALNSIDMAGAFGFAAGHQGYVLKTIDSGLVWHQSQTGLNTIFRSADIIDELNAYICGDGGVIIKTTNGGVTLVQSITSDIPVIFSLSQNYPNPFNPSTTINFSIPSVETTRRVVSLKVYNISGSEIATLVNQQLTPGTYSATWDASNFPSGMYFYRLSSGGFTQTNKMVLIK
- a CDS encoding T9SS type A sorting domain-containing protein; this encodes MRKYFFIAYVFICSQCFAQSGWIVTQLNPQNDLVDVVFVNAQIGFMVEKWTFTPPGSRILKTTNGGVNWFNNYEPSNSGVADIFFLNSQTGFAAGGRLHKTTNAGINWVLVPGGNLLGSVSEIFFINELTGWSANYATSQSNIYGTTNGGLDWVLQHSSSGFGMRSVWFTSSQNGFAVEYGINNTKIFKTTNGSVWSSQSNNIKGESVFFVNGATGYISGSDTDFYGSILKTTDSGNSWSLAFKGDLFNEILSVHFPSVNTGYAAGGTGIYKTTNAGGNWIYHSLPGIFTVESVFFLNDTLGFACGTRGTFIRTTTGGVISVNQISSEIPKHFSLQQNYPNPFNPSTIIKFSIPQTPLSFGEGLGVGLNIYNSLGQKIATLVNQSLTPGTYSVNWDASNYSGGVYFYRLSSGEFTQTNKMILIK